The window cataagagtgagtaattaatgacagaattttcatatttgggtgaactatccctttcataaacagctaataaatctttcttaaacaccaaatcagcacattataatgatttctgaaggatcatgcgacactcAAGTCTCATAATAAGTAATGGCAGCTTAAACgtaattgtaaattgtaataatatttcatttgcTTGCAAGTTTAAGAATTCCCACACAAGCAACATTGTTATGCAATTACCTGCAACTTTAGTAGAAATACTTGGTCATCTTCAGCTTGAACTTCCTTCTCATGTACAAACTGGAAAGGCATTTCAGAAATGAGCAATCACTAGATGAAAGTGATTCTATAACTAACTCCACATCCACTGGCAAAGATCAAATTAAGCGTGAACCCTTACCTTTCTAATTGGAGGTTTCACTATTACATCTTCAAAGTTGTCTTCTGCTTTTACTGTCTGGAAATTTTCATGCAGGATGgcaatcttttttttcattgtccCATCCTGACGGGCTGAAAGCGAGACACAGataatatgaaaatgtactatTGAAAGAAACCCCCATCCAAAGAAACTCCATCACccatttgtaattaattagctagtaaaaaaaaaaaagtcgcatttacagtcaaaccaaaatttattcaggcaccttcaacatttttcacattatcacagttgaTTTCCTATagttttaaaaactgtaatagaaTATGACAAGAACTACAGTTAAATTATGTCAGAACACATTCATCTTGACAaggtcagataactttgatagaaaggtatttaatttattacaatcAACCgaaaattcaattaattttgaattttttttaaaaggttgcattagcaatttaaaaaaaaaacatcaggtAAATGTGTCTGAATAATTTCTGGTCCCAAATTTTATctattttactggtagtccactgtatgaagaatgtttggtataatatgtcacagtttacttcattctgctatcctcacttacataaataaactattGTATCCTggacccactagtaaaaaatatatcaaaaatgatgtctggtgtctgaataattttagatttgactgtattttacattataaacaacatgcaactgattttaatttgatgttgACTGTAATTACTGTGCCTTGGCATCCAAACACTTACATAAACACAGAGTCTTTCTCCACCACCTGAGCTGGGATGTTGAAGGGAAAGCCGTATAACCTGTGAACGAGGTATTTATATAACAAGTCTAGATTTTTGTTCTCCTTCATAGATGTGTAAAGTAgtgctgctccatctgaaaggTCACTTGTGAAGGAAAAGAACAAGGTGAGGTTACATTTAACCAAGGAACATTTGGCTTTCCACTTCTACGGATTTTTGGAAAGCAGCCATTATGGCAGGTCAGCAGATAATGTTACCACATTCCAAAAGCAGTAGGCTACAGCTACCTGTGCAGTCTCTATTATTATATTCAGATCCACAAAAAAGTACACTTGACATTTAAGAATAAACATGGAAATAACCTGCCCTCCAGATGACTAACATCCACAGGGTGAATTATATTCGTCATTACAGCTTTGGTTTAGATGCACTGGTGTTTAAGGATACACTGCAAGCAGAAGCGTCGAATGTGAGACTGGATGAAGTCTAAGTGCTCGTCTTTATAATCGTGCTCCTTCTCCAAAGTGCTGATCGCATCACactacagagagagagaattatGAAGAATTATGACTCCATTAACATACCATTCTATCCTTGATATATTTAGAGCATTTAGTGAAAGTAAAAGCAGACCCAACTTGGTAAACAACAACCAGAAATCTCATGAATGCACATTAAGgactgacacagaaaagaagaaatagtacacaaaaactattcttgtagcttcataaaattaaggttgagcgactgatgtcacatggactattttaatgatgtctttactaaATTTCTTGggcttgaacatggtagtttcgttgctgtctatgcaagctctcagatttcataaaaaaatcttaaattgtgttcagaagatgaacaaaggtcttacaggtttggaacgacatgaggttgagtaattaatgacacaattttcatttttaggtaaactattcctttaaataaggTAGTTTAAGGCAGCAGGTGTACCTTAGTGCAGACCACCACTATAGGCAGGCCCAGGTTATGTGTGAGCGTATTGTCTCCCAGCGGCAACAGGACGCTCTCTTCCTCTGACTCAGGATTCCTTCTCTGAGGCACAGCGTCCAGGTCACTTCCTGGTTCCACGTATTCCTGAAACTGCTTCACCACTGCATACATACACATTCGCATTCAGAGATATTTACTGCACTAGCTGCAAACTCATTCAAGCAAGTGTAAGAATTGTCAGCACCGCCTGCAGCGATATATAGGACTATCACAGATCAAAATGCATCGCCACACTAGAGCATTCCTACAGGGTACTTAGCATGCGAATGCACTCACAATCTAAACGCACACACAAAGACGCTACTCACATCTGTGCTCTAGCTCTCGCATGGTTTCAGGGGGAACTCTGAGCTTGTCCACAAAGTCCCTCACCACACTGCCCCATTTCTGCAGCGAATCGAGGGCCAGCCAGGGCCGGGACAGATCGACCACAAATAGAACCAGCGAGTCCTCTAGGTTCTCTGTTGATACGGCGAATTTCTGCAGGCCTTTGTGGTACAGGTCTCCATCCAGCACCCATGCATTACATCGTGCATGATCTGACAGAAAGAGTTTGATTAGATTTAGCATGTCTGTATTGAATTACCTACTGTTGGTCATTAGGCTGTCGCTATACTAAGTATGACAAATGCCACTAATAATTATGCTAGACTGCTTGGGCTGgccaaaataacatttttaaaaccataataGTATTTAAGACTTAAAACTgcaatttacacaaaaaaatatctcaattatTGTATCCTTTCTTGTTTACAACCTACACTTTACAAGGGTATGACGTGATCTACTAACCTAACTACTAAAACATTGCTTTAGAATATTGCAGTGCATTGGCTATTAGCTTCTCTAATTCTAAAGTTGGTCTATTTATTGCCTGCATCAAACTGTAGAAAATGGTTTAATATTTACCATCAATATCATCATCGTGAACATTGAAATATAGGTATTCTAAGCCCCGGCCCTTCATGTATTCTTCTACACCTTGTAGTTTGGCTACCAGGGTGGTCTTACCAGACCCCACCTCACCTGTAAAACAAGTCAGATTAACACAccgagaaaaaaagaaaaaaaaaaagaaaaattaagagcTATTAGATATATTTGGATCCTGAAAATGACATATATAATGCGCATTCGATTATGATTATATATGgttattttttgttagtttgaTTATGACTTatgacactaccagtcaaaagtttttaacagtaagatttttaatgtttttttaaagaagtctcttctgctcttctgcatttatttgatccaaagtacagcaaaaagtaaaattttgaaatgtttttgctatttgctttctatttgaatatattttaaaatgtaatttattcctgtgatcaaagctaaattttcagcatcattactccagtcttcagtgtcacatgatccttcagaaatcattctaatatgcggatttgctgtttaagaaacattttttattattattattattattatcaatatttaaaacagttcagtattttttttcaggattctgtgatgaatagaaagatccaaatattatcatttatctgaaataaaaagcttttgtaacattatacactataccattcttATGGTATTCTCATATacaattatacaaattaatactcttatttagcaaggatgctttaaattgatcaaaagtgattattaAGACCtttacagtgttacaaaagatttctatttcagataaattatgttcttctgaactttctattcattaaagaaatatgaaaaaactcagctgttttcaacataataataataataataataataataataataataataattgttatttgtGTAGccaattagaatattagaaggatttcaGAAGGATTATttgactggagaaatgatgctaaaaattctgctttgaaatcacaggaataaattacattttaaaatatattcaaatagaaagcagtaaCTAAGCAGtaagtaaacatattttaaaattttactgttttgctgtactttgaatcaaataaatgaagagacttctttaaaaacattaaaaatcttcctgtGCAAAAaattctgactggtagtgtttaataatatacatatagtatacAATAATGCTGCATTTCTCTCTTCCGTTTTTACGcaaattatttatgcaattaaTAAAATAGGTGAATTGAGAATTGGCGGCAGTgttttaaagcaaataaataagtgAAAGCATATAATAatcttcaaaaaataaatagtctaagaaaaaaaaaattgtcacttGAACTCAAAATCCacaatgactttttttgtagcgtgtgataaatttattaaatgtcttaatatatttttctgctgTTTAAATTGAGAATTTATGGAATTAATGTAAATTCATATATTTGACAAAGACAACACTGTGATATTCTATAGTAAtaagtaccaaaaaaaaaaaaaagatgtctgCACACTGAAATTACAGCTCCAggacgtttattaataaaacaatactgTTCTAATATGTTaaggaaaaacaacaaacagtcgtgaaaatattattaaattatattaataaagaagtattctttaaaaatgcatgtattcACCAGAGTTTGCATGGCCGTTTATCATGTCTGACGCCCTATGAGTAAAGCGCACCCACTGAGGCAGCAAACATGAGCCAATCACTGGCTGCGTCTCAAAAACTAGTGAGCTGACTACCTAGATAGCTTTTCCAATCATCATAGACGGCTAGACAGCACTTTCTAGGCATCACTGGCACACATATAGCCTTTTCAGTATGTCATATAgttcaaatgaatcattttgttcCTCGGAACACGCCTATGCTGCTGTCTAAGTAGGCGGTACAATAGATTTTAGGACACAGCCCATGTCTGAGAGTGCGGATTATCTCTATTCACCAAACCCGACAGTCTGTAGCAAATACAAATCGTTAAGATGAAATAAATGTCcgataataaaaatagtaagtaAAATTCACGCGACAGGGAGTAATGTGTTTTGTGCGATCGGTGTCTGACGGCGACGAATGGAGACAATGACGTGTGCCcaataacaataacagcacACTTACAATCACATCAGTGCACATATAGAGCAAGCGATAGCTACGACCAAACCCTTTCATTCAGTCAGCATTGTACGTTatctaaaaataatgaaaaatgggGTGCAGATCAATAGGATGCAGAGCAGACatgaaacagcatttatgtgtgacaggaaaaaaaacacccacCCATAACCACCACATTCTTTCCTGACGGCAATTTTGATCGGGAGCGGGTCGACACCTCACTCAATATCGATGACCTGAACGTAGAGGAACACAGGGTGGCATTAGCAGCTAAATCACAATGCTTTATACAATATGCATCACTGCGATCATTGATTCAGGCTGGCCTGTGTGTACCTGCCCGGCTGGGGCAATTTGCAAGTTAGCGGCTAACAACTGTCACATGCGGCTCTGAGCCACCTAAAGCCGCGCTCTGCACATACGAGATTGAATGGGGGATAAAAGAACCGGCTAGGCCTACCATAAATTCTGTCCGTCATCCTCCTCGGGATTTTGGCTTTCTGAAGTGCTGTTATTTACATTTGTGCTAACCGATAGGAGTGTATTTCTGCCCGTCGTCGCCATCTTCGCAGGCTTGAGTGACACCCCTGAATGAGCCCCGGATGTGTCGCACAGAACCGAGCGTTGCTTTTCTGCTGGGCGTGGACCACTGCGAGCCGCAATCACTGCCAAAGCTCAGGTTAatagactagactagactagaatagaatagaatagaatagaatagaatagaatagaatagaataagaatcattaaaaaggttctttattagcATCCATGGAAACTTTCTATTGCACAAAATAGGAAAAAtcttctttagattattaaaatgttcttcacaatgagaaaaaaatgtttgtttgtttgtttgttttattgaaaagTTCTTTTAGGAACCCAAAATTCTTCTTCTATggcaacttttatttttgttgaacagaatataataaaatagaatggAACAGATTAATACAAAAAGGTTATTTATTGGCATCTAtcatagaaaaatagaaaatgttatatataataaagttatttattataatgtaattgtACGCcacaatttattatatttcacacCATCCATGgaatgaatacaaataaaaacaacaaaccacTGAGTCTCAATAACACTATGAATCAAAGCTTGAGATatcagaatagaatagaagagaatatttaaataaaggttCTTCAACCCAATGACATCATTGGGTTCTTCATTGGCATCTATtagaaaataatgaagtataataatgttattaaatgtaatgtaattatattcctCTCAATTCATTATATTTCAAACCATCCAAGgaatgaatacaaataaaaacaacaaaccacTGAGTCTCAATAACACCTTGAATCAAAGCTCGGGATatcagaatagaatagaatataattaaaatagaatagaatcaaGTTATTGattagaacagaacagaaaacagttaaGTAAAATAAGGTtacaataaaatagaattataaGCCTctcaattcaatttaaaatattcattttaaaatatgaacaaacgATGAAACCATTGTATTAATTTGATTAGAAGTGTCTTTGTGCAAGGATTCCCCAGGGAGGTGTGAGGACATTAGAAATGTAAAATCagatgaatagaatagaatagaatagaatagattaaaaaaaaaagttctttattggcatctattatagaaaaaatagaaaataataaactataataaagTTGTATGTAATTATACTCCTCTCAATTCATTATATTTCAAACCATCCATGgaatgaatacaaataaaaaaacaaacaactttgTCTCAATAACACCTTGAATTAAACGTTAGGATatcagaatagaatagaatagaataggatAGAATAGAGCAGAAgagaatagattttttttaaagaaaaggttctttattggcatctatcatagaaaaaaattgaaaaaaaaaactataataatgttattaaatgtaatgtaattatattcctCTCAATTCATTATATTTCAAACCATCCAAGgaatgaatacaaataaaaacaacaaaccacTGAGTCTCAATAACACCTTGAATCAAAGCTCGGGATatcagaatagaatagaatataattaaaatagaatagaatcaaGTTATTGattagaacagaacagaaaacagttaaGTAAAATAAGGTtacaataaaatagaattataaGCCTctcaattcaatttaaaataatccatggGATAAATATGAACAAACGATGAAACCATTGTATTAATTTGATTAGAAGTGTCTTTGTGCAAGGATTCCCCAGGGAGGTGTGAGGACATTAGAAATGTAAAATCagatgaatagaatagaatagaatagattaaaaaaaggttctttattggcatctattatagaaaaaatagaaaataataaactataataaagTTGTATGTAATTATACTCCTCTCAGTTCATTATATTTCAAATCATCCATAgaatgaatacaaataaaaacaacaaagcacTGAGTCTCAATAACACCTTGAATCAAAGTTCGGGATATCAGAATACAACAGAATAGAGtagagtagaatagaatagaatagaatagaatagaatagaatagaatagaatagaatagaatagaatcaaGTTATTGATTAGAACAGAGCAGAACAGAAATCAATTAAGTAAAATAAGGTtacaataaaatagaattataaGCCTctcaattcaatttaaaataatccatgggataaatatgaacaaatgaTAAAACCATTGTATTAATTTGATTAGAAGTGTCTTTGTGCAAAGATTCCCGGGGAGGTGTGAGaacattagaaatgtaaaaacagatgaatagaatagaatagaatagaatagaatagaatagtatagaatagaatagaatagaatagaatgtttttttaaaaaggttctttattggcaatTATCatagaaaaaatagaaaataataaaatagaaaattagttattaatatgaatgaatacaaataaaaacaaaccacaGAGTCTCAAAAACAACTTGAATCAAAGCTCAAGATATCAAAATAGAATATAGTTATTGATTAGAACAGAGcagaaaagttaaaataataaagaataaaataaaataatgttataataaaatagaattataaatagaattaaaatagaattgagTTATTGATTAGAATAGAGcagaacagaaaacagttaaGTAATATAAGGTTACAATAAACTAGAATTATAAAGctcttaattaaatttaaaataatccatggGATGAATATGAACAAACTCCACTGTAAAACCAttgcattaatttaataaacagaGAAGTGTCTTTGTGCAAGGATTCCCATGGAAGTGTGAggaaattgaaaatataaaatcagaagaatagaatagaatagaatagaatagaatagaatagaatagaatagaatttaaaagtttcattaaaaaggtagaaaaaaaaaaaaaaagactcacaTACCGTCAAGCAGAAGATACTTGTTTTATCAGTAGCAgcaaaagctgttttggtttgCATGGAGTCACCTCATGGGGGCAGACATGTTTAGATTACATGACACATTTTATCTGTGTAGTCTCTGTTATTGAGTGCTTTTGCTCACGGAATAAATTGATAATGGCTGAATGAGAAATCAATTATTTCTATGGTAGCATATGCACTGAAAGCTTGTACTTTTGCAAACTTTTGGACTGCCATACCAacctgcaaaatataaaaaagcgcACATTCAATTGTACTGAATCATTCTTCAATCACACTAGAGTTGTTATGGGCCCCAGGAATCATTCCAACCCCTTACCCCACTAGCTAACACCATGCTCGCATCCATCAAGCTGCTGTTCACCAGATCTCACACCACTTGTAATTTACTGCTCTAACCGCCAGAGTGCAGGGTTACACTGCGTTCCCACCCTGCTCTTCCTCTCCAGCTCTCATAGTAGAGGATTAAACAGTGAAGTTAAGTGGAGTGCGCGCGCCTGCCCTGCTCTTATGTTGAGAGAGGAGACTGCGGGTCGGACTATCCATCACCTTTAACGCTCAACCCGATGGAGCTGCTTTTATCACCGTAGACAATTTGGACTTGGAATCGGATGGAAAATGAGTCCAGTGCATAAACTGCACTCTGAACGATCTTAACACTGAGGAACTTTTTCTGTCTCGGGATTTGTTCTTATACTTAAACAGTGGGTAAGTTTTGTCCCTTTAATAGCAAAACATCAAAACGCGCTGAACTGGATGTTTTACGCATTGACAGAATAACCATCGTTTACCATTAACCATTTTACCTCACAGTTCAGTGCATGTATAGCCAAATAAGTACGTTTATGgatgcattttacattttatgtctaCATAAGAAATATTACTCTGTCagcaatgtttttgtttttgttttgtactgtGTGAATCCCACTGTGGTACCGCTAATTGTGCGCATATTTAATATTCTATATAGTTAATAGAGCTAATAATAAAGCTAATATTTTCTGTACTACACAATCGATTACAAGACCGTAGGTGGTGAATctaacattcaaaatattaattagtgtgggtcattaaaataaaaagtcaaaaatgcaTTCCGTGGCAATGAGTCTCATCTGTGATTAACTTGTCTTCAGCTTCTGAAGTAAAAGTCATtctgatattttatataaagctaaaagtgtaaaaaaatgcCTAGGTGGTGCAACTGACAGACGATTGTGAACAAAACAGCACTGAAAGGCTGACATTCTTGAAAATGGAAATTACAGCAAGTAGTTTAGAAtgttattagaaatattttgttttaaaatatcattaatatattaGATACTTTGGTCTGCCAAATCAAAGTCAGTGTGGTGCAACCAAGGTCCAAGAAGCCATTTTGTTGTCATGTGACATCACTATGTAAAGATCATTTATATAGAAAACATcctgattttgtgtgtgtttgttttgttttactagattttttaaaatgatctcTTTTAACATATTGAACTCATTTTGACTCATTTGTTTGTCACACAGTGGACactttgtcttgtatttttacACTTTGGTTACTTTTTCTAAGTAGTCACACAAGTTTTGGTCAGCCCTTGGCAATAGACTATTGATGCACTGCTTTTGATGACTATTGATGATTGCTTCACTGGATTCATTTAGCTGTGGTAGCctagaataatttttttgtggagAGGTGAGAGTcagtatatattatgtatagcTTACATAATTTAGGTGGATCTGCATTTGTTTTTCATGCACTTTTATACCTCAAATTAACAGCATGAAAACTAGGCCATTGGTCCACATGAGGCTGTCCAGAAGCACGCCCCACATGAGCGCTTGTTTATCCATTATATTGCAGGAAACTGCATACTTTCcagatttatttaaacacatGCAATGCAAATACATGGGAGCACAAAAGTACACGAACAGCACGTGAACACCTGCACGGGGACTATGCACGCACAGTCACCTCAGTTAAACTGACCAGGTGCATTAAAATACTGCACCAAAGTGGGACGCTTAGGATTGCTTACTGTAAGAACTCCTAGGGGTTGCTAGCAGTAGTTTTGTCCGTCTTGCAGGGCTAGAATGCTTTGAAGGGTTTCAGCCGCCAGTGATGGCACGTCGGCCtcttttatctaaaaataacaataatgataacaaAAATGTGGCACTCAAAGGAAGCAGAGGGCATGAATAATTGAGTAACACACAGAGATACACGTTCTCTTTGGTATGGTCTCAGAGTATTGGGGTCAGCGCTTCGCTCCGTGTTCCAGGGAATCTCTCCCACGGGGACCACGCTGAGCTCATTCCACATGGTGCCTGACTGAAGAGCAATTTCATTATAAAGCAACGTTATCGGTGTCTCTGACTTAACAAGTCAGCCGTTTTTCCGTTTTAATCAACATACTTATCATGCTCGAACTTGTCTATTCAAAAGTGTAacataattaattcaaattatttcaaGGACTGCCGTCCTCAAGAGACTacagtgtaaaaatgttttgcctGCTAACCTATAAAATGTGCTTCATCTGAACAGAACTGGTTTTAAGTTcagaaatattgtttaatgtAATTGAATGATTCATGAGTCTGCACCAATGAAAGCATTTCTTTAAGGGTCAGATGAGGTAGAAACATGTTCTTAAGGTAACTGTcggatgaacaaataaaaagtgGGGCAGTTCTGTTAGATTCGAGATGGtgcactgattaaaaaaacactcttttctCTAAAGTTTTTTGTGATGCCATGAtcctaaaaacataaatatattcaaataataatatattaaaaacagtatttaaataattcaatatagggatgtaacgatgtcaaaatttcacaatactataatattatgatatgaagtccacaatacgatttttattgtgatatatttaaaaaaagaaataaaggtaaatgaagaaaaaaacaagaaaatgaagaaaaaaacaagaaaatgttgtacatttttaagttaaattcttctatctaatgcactttgagagttcaaaattaagagttccaacccatgttcttaagAAAACTTGAGTCAGAAAAAACCTGAACTTTCAAGGGGACTCAACTTTCTTTTTAGttgtgatatactgtctcagtctaattTACACTGACACTGAAAgagtgatattttaaatgtggactgcagtaacgttacccatttaaaccactagacgtcagcaattcatactgcacttttaagcttttattttgatggaaatggcagtagagcttttattttgacggaaaaGCTTTAGTGAAAACAAGCTTACAAAAACgtgtctcactacaaatctagtgatctgctgtaatcatctgccatGAAAACAAAGCGCAACTGGAGGCTGTTGTGTTCGCAAACgcgctaaactcacagcacatgcaataaacgaGTTTAATGCATTCACTGTGAACTGAGCCGTTCTGAGGCATGGAAAACACCGGATCACAAGTTGATCGCCTAAATGAAGTGTGCGTTTCGGAATGCGcaacgaaaacaaaaacagacttgatgaagggattaagcTATACTGTGTGTTCAGTTTTAGTtctttgacagatactgtgccaaagcataatggcaGAAAACACAAATCcctaatattaaaattatgtttaatataattccTGTTTGGTGATTCTGGATGTTTTGAATGAGAAaatcacttccagaacaaaaatttacagataatttactcacccccttgtcatccaagatgttcatgtctttctctcttcagtcgtaaagaaattatgcattttgagggaaacatttcaggatttctctccatataatggatttcgatggtgcccgtgagtttaaTCTTCcgaaatgcagcttcaaatgcctctaaatgatcccagccgagaaaaaagggtcttatctagcaaaacgatcggttattttctattaaaaaaaatacaatttatatagtttttaacctcaaattcttgtcttgtctagctctgcgtgaactctgtgtattccggttcaagacagttagggtatgtcgaaaaacttaaaatcatcctacatcgctgttttacctttttttgtaaagggctttgatcttttttgtatgttcactttgtaaacactgggtcggtacttctgcagcgatgtaggatgattttgaagttggagaagaaaattagATAGGATGTCACTTTTGTCTTAACACGGTCAAGGTGTTTTTTGGGAAATTATAGCTGGTTCATTTTGATCAATGTACCAGGTTAGTCTCTGCCTGACCAGCTGGTGATCCGTCATCTACATTAACTTCCACCAGCTAATGACCGAATGAGCAGCTTGGACCAGCTAAAAATCATATAAACCATCAGATATCATACTAATGTATACTAATGTTAAAGGTACAGTtaagtacagtaaaacagtaatatttaattattgcattagtgctcaagaaacaaacCAGCCTTTTTTAATAGATTTGTACTAGTCTTTACTGGCACTTTTTTGAtcactttaatgcatcctttcttATTAAAAGTATTCTTTTCAatgggacatcggatgcccattttccacaaattgatatgatttttagggtcttcatgaagtGCAACACCTCTGTTCTCAGCGACCCTTTCgctgcatgtctctttaaaggagaagtccacttccagaacaacaatttacagataatgtactcacccccttgtcatccaaagaaatcgtaaagaaattatgtttttctgaggaaaacatttca of the Labeo rohita strain BAU-BD-2019 chromosome 19, IGBB_LRoh.1.0, whole genome shotgun sequence genome contains:
- the dync1li1 gene encoding LOW QUALITY PROTEIN: cytoplasmic dynein 1 light intermediate chain 1 (The sequence of the model RefSeq protein was modified relative to this genomic sequence to represent the inferred CDS: deleted 1 base in 1 codon), with the translated sequence MATTGRNTLLSVSTNVNNSTSESQNPEEDDGQNLWSSILSEVSTRSRSKLPSGKNVVVMGEVGSGKTTLVAKLQGVEEYMKGRGLEYLYFNVHDDDIDDHARCNAWVLDGDLYHKGLQKFAVSTENLEDSLVLFVVDLSRPWLALDSLQKWGSVVRDFVDKLRVPPETMRELEHRLVKQFQEYVEPGSDLDAVPQRRNPESEEESVLLPLGDNTLTHNLGLPIVVVCTKCDAISTLEKEHDYKDEHLDFIQSHIRRFCLQYGAALLYTSMKENKNLDLLYKYLVHRLYGFPFNIPAQVVEKDSVFIPSGWDNEKKIAILHENFQTVKAEDNFEDVIVKPPIRKFVHEKEVQAEDDQVFLLKLQSLLSKQPPVTAGRPVDPTNRAPTGSPRTTNRSAAANVANVMPMQSGTKKIDPNMKGGQTSEGVLANFFNSLLTKKAGSPGPGGQPTGGGSNTPGTVRKSGSKLGLTDVQAELDRIANKSDLDSSAPNATTPPAENDES